Part of the Sphingobacterium sp. LZ7M1 genome, GCTGACGCTTTCAAGAAGTTACCGCTCTGATATTGGTAACCGATGGAAGGACCAAAAATCCAACCATCTGCTTTCCTGCTCTTTTCTTGCGAAAAGCCAGCTTGCTCCCCTAAAAACAACATGACAAGGACTATTAGGATTTTTCTCATATATCTTTAATCTATTTTAATTGTTAACAGAACAAATTTCATTGTTTTTTGTTATTTTTAAAAAGTATTATCAAAATCACACAAAACTATTTGCAATTGCTAGGAATAGTTGGCTAAACATTTGTTTTTCAATACTATTCCGCCACACACTTTCTGTAACCAAACTTATTTTAACAAATAACAATTAATTTAACATTACAGATTTCTTAACAGGGTATTAATATCAAAGAAGTAACTTTCGACAGGTTAAACCACTAGCATTCAAAGAGTTTAACCCAACATGTCGATACATCTTATTTTTATCTCCCTATAGAAGACAAAATAAAAACAAGGTTTGGCCGTTTATTTGAGTACTAGACCCTAAACCATTCTTTTCTGGGATGATGTTTAATTAATTAATTCACAAAACTATTTGAAACTATTGTATGAAAATTATTAGTTTAAAAACGACTGCTATGAGTCAATCTCACCCCTTATGTCCTCATTGTGGAGAAGCATATCTCTACTCTCGAGTTCGTAGACCGTGGTGGGTCAAGTCATTTTTGTTTTTCTTGCCGGTCAAGAGGTATTCGTGCAATCAATGCCATAAATCCTCTTATGTATTACGCGAAAGAGATTAATGAGTTATCACACTAGCGCTCGTTAAATCCTTACAATCAAACTTTCTATTATCTATTTATTGTCAGACCGATTCTCAGATTAATCCATCGCCTGGTGCTTGATCTTCAGATTAGTCTTCGATCAATACTCTAGAGTCCAATTTGCTGAATTCACTATCTCAGCTTTCAGCATAAAATCACCCAAAATGATGGGATTGGGGATAGTTTTGCCAAAGCTTATTTTGGTTGTTCCAACATCAATTCATCGATAGCTTCCTCCAACTTCTTATACGGATGTTTATGGATTATGAATTTGTGCTTCCCTTCTACCGATGGTTCCCAATAATTTGCCCCATCCTTTTCAGTCTTCATCGTCCCAGGTCCACTTACATAAAAGTACTTTTCAGGATTTTCAGCAGCAATAAGCACAGCTGTCTGATCCCATGAACTCCTTGCCTTTACCGCTTCCTTGGCATAGCTCGCTAAATTGATCTGATAACCAACAGAAACAGGACTGCTTTCCAGCTTTTTTCCTGCTATTAGGCCTCCCGTTTTGATCTTGTCCCCTATTTCAAACCCTGAGAACAAGATTGGTTTTGGAAAATGCTCGAAGGCATAAACCCCAGATTCAGCATCCTTGTGGACATTAAACTCCTTGCCTTGCGGAAAGCCCCCTGCCATCGCCACCCAATTCTTCACTTTTTTCTTCACCAACTCCATCCCATTTAGATTGGAATATTTATCTGCTTTTGACTGCAAAAGATCACTGATATTCGTTATAAACCCAACGGTGACTATCGTGACGCTATTATCCGGCTGTTCTGCCAATACCTTTCTATAAATCGAAACTGAAGGTTCATACTTCTTAGTCAAGAGCTCTGGAGCGAACTTTTTGATGATCTGTTCATTCCAATTGTTTGCCGCCGTAAAATTGGGAGCCAAGGGGCTATAAGTCTGTCCAACGGGAATATCCCCACGTTTAAAATATCTGTTGTAAACCTCGATGGTCCCGGGAATGTCCTTATGGGCATCGGAAGAAACCGTAGCCAAAATTTCTACCTTGCCTTGATTGGCAAAAGCATGTAACAGTGCAATGGCTCCGATATCATCATAATCCGGCCCCATATCCGTATCAAATATGATCTTAACTTTAGCAGAATCTGTTGGAAATGGTTTGGAAAGCACAGTATATTGTGCAATAAAAATGAACAAGAAGGAAATAAGGAATGTTTTTAAATTAAAGATAGTTGTAATTCTCATGGTATAGGTTTTAGAAGGACAATTCAGATTTTCATAAGCATTTGCTCATTTAAGTTAATGAAATTATCACAAAATCCAGATTCAAAACATTTTAACAAATAACGTAGCGGAATGAAAATAATAGTCGTTTCTTAAAAACGAGATTATCCTCGGACCAATAAACACGTAATTATGAAAAACCTACTCACCTTAATTTCTATGATGTTGCTGTTATTTTCCTGCAGCAAAGATGATTCCTTGTCCATTGACCACGAATCAGCCTATAAAAAGAGTCTAAAAAAATGGGAAAACTTCAAGTCTGAAAGCAATAACAGCTATACTTATGTCATTGAAACTTATCGATTTTTTTCCTCACCACCCTCTAGGATCACTCTAACAGTAGAAAATGGAATATTAACGAATAGGAGCGGATATAAAATGGATCTATTTGCGGTCCAACGGCCAGAGTCAGGCTGGACCAAAGAAAATATACGAGAAGCGTTGATTTCTACCAACATGGACAATGCACGAATCGAGGAGATGCTTACAGCCGATTTTATTGCCAATATGGATTGGGAAGAGGATCAAAATAATTTAGGAAAATATGACCCCAAGGATCTTGCGATGACCATCGACCAAATCTATCAAAAAGCAAAAGACACCTGGTTGGTTCCAACCAAAGATAGCGAAGCCATCTTTGAAACGGACAATAAGGGAATAATCTCCTTGGTAGGGATAAAATTAAAACCTTATGAAGACGTTCCTTTCAATGGAGTCAGGATCGTATCGGTTACAGCATTAAAATAAAAAAGCCATCAAACGGCCTTCTGGCTTCCCTTTCTATTCAATTTATATAATTTAAACAGCAATTCAACGCTATTGCTCCTCATTATATATAATTCCACAAACCCTTTATTTGATAGGCGTGGATCTTTCCTTCATCTTTGGTTTAGCGAGTACAATGGAGGAGAAATACAATGAGAAAAATAAATCACAGAAAAGGATTGAATGTTTTTATTTTGATGGGTTCATTTCTTTTGACGGCATCGCAGGCACAATCCTTTAACTTTCAGAGCAGCCTAGAACGCATGGGTTCCAAAACCTTGATCTATTTTCAGGCTATAGGTGAACGGACCAACCAATCACAGCATGAAAATGCAATGGAACAAAACCCAACGGAAAGGACTAGAAAAGTAAATTCATCTTTCGGATGGGAAATCACGAACTGTTTATAAGTTAATTCATAAAAACAAAGGCCCCCAACTTTGGAGGCCTTTGTCTATTACCGTTTATGCTTATTTCTTTCCGCCACCTCTCAACAAGGCAACCAATAGCAAAATAAAGACAGCCCCTCCAACTACCCATACCCAAGGCTTTGAAAACATACCTTCATCTCCTTTGTCGATATCCACATTGATATCTAACCCTTTGTCCTGTGCCCAAGTTTGAAGAGACACAAACAACAGCATTAAAACTGCCATTGGACGAAACTTAATGATCCAATTTCCTTTCATATTTGATGTTTTAAAAGTTTATAATTTGTGTAATAACAGTTTGTGACAACAAATGTTTTTATTTAAAATAAACTACCTAAACGATAGACAACTATAGCCAAAAGTCAGCTATTTCACGATTTCCGACAAAATTTAAACTTCGGTTAATTTTATCCTGCGCCCGATGTAGTAAAAAATCGACATTTCTAAGTTTAGTATAGCTATATCACAATCGGAAGAAATAATATTATCGAACTTTACATTATCAAATCATTATTAACTTAATTGGCTAACCGCCTTTATTACAATTACTACGATGAATCCTTATCTTAATTCCCACAATCAAGATCTTATGGATTATGCTAGGAAGCATAAGGCCAAGTACAAGAATGCTAACCCATTCCCTTCTATTTCATTTGACAATTTCTTCAATCCAGATTTTTTAACTGAGGTATTAGAAGAATTCCCAGACCTTTCCAAAGGCAACAATATTGTCTATAATGATCCATTACAGAAAAAATTAGCAGGAAACGGAGAAGAACTTTTTGGTCCCAAAACCAAACTGTTGATGCATTTCTTGAATTCAGAACCTTTTTTGAATTTTGTTAAGGAAGTAACCAGTATTGATGAAACCCTATTTGGAGACCCTTATTTCTCTGGAGCGGGTCTTCATGAAACCAAGCGTGGTGGTTTGTTAAAGGTACATGCCGATTTCAACAAGCACCCTATCAATGGTCTTGACCGTCGTGTAAACTTAATTGTTTACTTAAATAAAGATTGGAAAGATGAATATGGGGGTCATTTTGAACTTTGGGATGAAGAGATGAACGGTTGTGTGGATAAGTTTGCTCCGAATTTCAATTCCATTGCCATGTTTTCTACCACTTCGGTATCTTACCATGGCCTACCAAATCCTTTGAATTGCCCTGAGCACATGAGCCGGAAATCATTGGCTTTATATTTTTATTCTTATGGAAGACCTGAGGCTGAAGCTGTCGCTTTCAAAGATGGCCACAATTCAATCTTCGTCAAAAGAAAAAATTCAAGCGAAGACTCTATGGCTTGGGATAATTATGATGAATCTAAAAGGAAAAAACCGATTCTAAAAAGAATCTATAATAAGATAGTAGCGCGATTATTGTAATTAAACAATGGAGCTGATCAAGTCCTATCCTGATCAGCTCCGTTGTTTTGAACCTCCCCTCTTTATTTTCCCTATTGCATTTTCTAAAAGACACATCCCTTAGCGAGAACCAATCATTCTTGTCCAACAATTGCTGTCTTTGATAGTCCCATCAAAAACAGCATGTATATCTCCTTTCGCTTAACAGGCGATAAACAGTAAAATAGCCTTCATTTTATTGTCCGTTATTGCTCCCGGCATTCAAATAAACAGCAAT contains:
- a CDS encoding nucleoside hydrolase, with the protein product MRITTIFNLKTFLISFLFIFIAQYTVLSKPFPTDSAKVKIIFDTDMGPDYDDIGAIALLHAFANQGKVEILATVSSDAHKDIPGTIEVYNRYFKRGDIPVGQTYSPLAPNFTAANNWNEQIIKKFAPELLTKKYEPSVSIYRKVLAEQPDNSVTIVTVGFITNISDLLQSKADKYSNLNGMELVKKKVKNWVAMAGGFPQGKEFNVHKDAESGVYAFEHFPKPILFSGFEIGDKIKTGGLIAGKKLESSPVSVGYQINLASYAKEAVKARSSWDQTAVLIAAENPEKYFYVSGPGTMKTEKDGANYWEPSVEGKHKFIIHKHPYKKLEEAIDELMLEQPK
- a CDS encoding 2OG-Fe(II) oxygenase, encoding MDYARKHKAKYKNANPFPSISFDNFFNPDFLTEVLEEFPDLSKGNNIVYNDPLQKKLAGNGEELFGPKTKLLMHFLNSEPFLNFVKEVTSIDETLFGDPYFSGAGLHETKRGGLLKVHADFNKHPINGLDRRVNLIVYLNKDWKDEYGGHFELWDEEMNGCVDKFAPNFNSIAMFSTTSVSYHGLPNPLNCPEHMSRKSLALYFYSYGRPEAEAVAFKDGHNSIFVKRKNSSEDSMAWDNYDESKRKKPILKRIYNKIVARLL